One window from the genome of Pseudomonas fluorescens encodes:
- a CDS encoding MarC family protein has product MLHVLFSVYLKMLVLYSPFFVLSCFIGLTRGYSRKEQRRLAWKVATATLISSVLLYLFGRVIFSVFGITVDAFRIGAGSVLFISALGMAQGKSAVQTDNVQQDVTIVPLTIPLTVGPGTIGALLVMGVSQPHWDDKLMAIISIALASFTVGVVLYLSSRIERILGDQGLQIVSRLMGLFVCALAAQIIFTGVKGYLVP; this is encoded by the coding sequence ATGCTCCACGTGCTGTTCAGCGTTTACCTGAAGATGCTGGTGCTCTACAGCCCTTTCTTCGTCCTGTCCTGCTTCATCGGCCTGACGCGCGGCTATTCGCGCAAGGAACAACGCCGCCTGGCCTGGAAAGTCGCGACGGCGACGCTGATCTCCAGCGTGTTGCTGTATTTGTTCGGGCGAGTGATTTTCAGCGTGTTCGGCATCACTGTGGATGCGTTCCGGATCGGTGCCGGCAGCGTGCTGTTCATTTCGGCCCTGGGCATGGCCCAGGGCAAGTCGGCCGTGCAGACCGACAACGTGCAGCAGGACGTGACCATCGTCCCGCTGACCATTCCGTTGACCGTCGGCCCCGGCACCATCGGCGCCCTGCTGGTAATGGGCGTGAGCCAGCCGCACTGGGACGACAAACTCATGGCCATCATCAGCATCGCCCTGGCAAGCTTCACCGTCGGCGTCGTGCTCTACCTGTCCAGCCGCATCGAACGGATCCTTGGCGACCAGGGCCTGCAGATCGTCAGCCGCTTGATGGGGCTGTTTGTCTGCGCCTTGGCGGCGCAGATCATTTTTACCGGGGTGAAGGGCTACCTGGTGCCGTAA
- a CDS encoding hybrid sensor histidine kinase/response regulator: protein MRWLRIAIGFTVTLLTLLCMLPAQAAPGSGWAVLLDEQGDLTLSDIRSARYTNQFSPIDLDRLRAAEPGGALWLRFRLAPDRHEQILRIFAPDLSRLNLYVLDGDALVEQQVSGNATPHTEPAVPSSDFMLPLPRSDKSLDVYLRLASRHELRPYVTLQSAVVAAADQNQTLIYGLLFGCIAMLILHNLTRYAYTRSRSCLWLAACEGLLMLSLALLLNLAGPWLPDWPAVQTPGAYLALLLTAPCGLMFAYRFFAPLGPHPLNRLLLGDIVFVMLCSLLLLFVNTLPLNIMTYALVALAGLSMLFVSAWHWQKGYRPARLFVAAMVVFNLGTLIILPALQGLTEVPPQGLIITLLIFICISGLLMSVALGERQRSINESRFSISRDLAASNAEINAKAEFLAKISHEIRTPMNGVLGMTELLLGTPLSVKQRDYVQTIHSAGNELLTLINEILDISRLESGQIELDDVQFDLNALIEDCLSIFRAKAEQQNVELISFIQPQVPRVISGDPTRLRQALLSLLENALKKTDEGEVLIVVALDERSHQPRLRIAVQDSGTPMDAEERDTLMHAELHSKNFLSATRLGGNLGLVIARQLIILMHGEFGIKSGSNQGSTLWLTLPLDPDRLEHPTSDLDGPLQGARVLIVDDNDTCRKVLVQQCSAWGLNVSAVPSGKEALALLRTKAHLRDYFDVVLLDQNMPGMTGMQLAAKIKEDPSLNHDILLIMLTGISNAPSKIVARNSGVKRILAKPVAGYTLKTTLADELNQRNRGQATNVQVNAGPPIPVKVPSDFRILVAEDNSISTKVIRGMLGKLNLQPDTASNGEEALKAMKEQRYDLVLMDCEMPILDGFSATQQLRAWEMGNQRTRTPVVALTAHILAEHKERARQAGMDGHMAKPVELSQLRELIEHWVAQRDQQNKAVHTP from the coding sequence GTGCGCTGGCTCAGGATTGCCATAGGCTTTACCGTCACCCTGCTGACGCTGCTCTGCATGCTCCCGGCCCAGGCCGCGCCAGGCAGTGGCTGGGCGGTATTGCTCGATGAACAGGGCGACCTGACGCTGAGCGACATCCGCTCCGCTCGCTACACCAATCAATTCAGCCCCATCGACCTGGACCGCCTCAGGGCCGCCGAGCCCGGCGGTGCATTGTGGCTGCGCTTTCGCCTGGCCCCGGACAGGCACGAACAAATCCTGCGCATCTTCGCCCCCGACCTGTCACGCCTGAACCTCTATGTGCTGGACGGCGACGCCCTGGTCGAGCAACAGGTCAGCGGCAATGCCACGCCGCATACGGAACCGGCGGTGCCCAGCAGCGACTTCATGTTGCCGCTGCCGCGCAGCGACAAATCATTGGACGTCTACCTGCGACTGGCCTCGCGCCACGAACTGCGCCCCTACGTCACGTTGCAATCGGCCGTCGTGGCGGCCGCCGATCAGAATCAGACGCTGATCTATGGGCTGCTGTTCGGCTGCATCGCCATGCTGATCCTGCACAACCTCACCCGCTACGCCTACACCCGTTCCCGCAGTTGCCTGTGGCTGGCCGCCTGTGAAGGGCTGCTGATGCTCAGCCTGGCGCTGTTGCTGAACCTGGCCGGGCCCTGGCTGCCCGATTGGCCGGCGGTGCAGACGCCCGGCGCTTACCTGGCGTTGCTGCTGACGGCGCCCTGCGGCCTGATGTTCGCCTACCGCTTCTTCGCGCCCCTGGGGCCGCACCCGTTGAACCGGTTGCTGCTGGGGGACATTGTGTTCGTCATGCTGTGCAGCCTGCTGCTGTTGTTCGTCAACACGCTGCCACTCAATATCATGACCTACGCCCTGGTGGCCCTGGCCGGCTTGAGCATGCTGTTCGTCAGCGCCTGGCACTGGCAAAAGGGCTATCGCCCGGCCCGGCTGTTCGTCGCGGCCATGGTGGTCTTCAACCTGGGCACGCTGATCATTCTTCCGGCGCTGCAAGGGCTCACGGAAGTCCCTCCCCAGGGCTTGATCATCACCCTGCTGATCTTCATCTGCATCAGCGGCCTGTTGATGAGTGTCGCCCTGGGCGAGCGCCAGCGCTCGATCAACGAAAGCCGCTTCAGCATCAGCCGCGACCTGGCGGCGAGCAATGCCGAGATCAATGCCAAGGCCGAGTTCCTGGCCAAGATCAGCCATGAGATCCGCACCCCGATGAACGGCGTGCTGGGCATGACCGAGCTGCTGCTGGGCACGCCACTGTCGGTCAAACAACGCGACTACGTGCAGACGATCCACAGCGCCGGCAACGAACTGCTGACCCTGATCAACGAGATCCTCGACATTTCCCGGCTCGAATCCGGGCAGATCGAACTGGACGATGTGCAGTTCGACCTCAATGCGCTGATCGAGGATTGCCTGAGCATCTTCCGCGCCAAGGCCGAACAGCAGAATGTCGAGCTGATCAGCTTCATCCAGCCCCAGGTGCCGCGGGTGATCAGCGGCGACCCGACGCGGCTGCGCCAGGCGTTGCTGAGCCTGCTGGAAAACGCCCTGAAGAAGACCGACGAGGGCGAAGTGCTGATCGTCGTCGCCCTCGACGAGCGCAGCCATCAACCGCGCCTGCGCATCGCCGTGCAGGACAGCGGGACGCCGATGGACGCTGAAGAGCGTGACACGCTGATGCACGCCGAGCTGCACAGCAAGAACTTCCTCTCGGCCACGCGCCTGGGGGGCAACCTGGGGCTGGTCATCGCCCGCCAGCTGATCATCCTGATGCACGGGGAATTCGGCATCAAAAGCGGCAGCAACCAGGGCAGTACCCTGTGGCTGACCTTGCCCCTGGACCCGGATCGCCTCGAACACCCGACATCCGACCTCGATGGCCCGCTGCAAGGGGCACGGGTATTGATCGTCGACGACAACGACACTTGCCGCAAGGTGCTGGTGCAGCAGTGCAGCGCCTGGGGCCTGAACGTCAGTGCGGTGCCCTCGGGCAAGGAAGCCCTGGCGCTGCTGCGCACCAAGGCGCACCTGCGGGATTATTTCGACGTGGTGCTGCTGGACCAGAACATGCCGGGCATGACCGGCATGCAACTGGCGGCCAAGATCAAGGAAGACCCGAGCCTGAACCACGACATCCTGTTGATCATGCTCACCGGTATCAGCAATGCGCCGAGCAAGATCGTGGCGCGCAACAGCGGGGTCAAGCGCATCCTCGCCAAACCGGTGGCCGGCTATACCCTCAAGACCACCCTGGCGGACGAGTTGAACCAGCGCAACCGGGGCCAGGCTACGAACGTGCAGGTGAACGCCGGTCCTCCCATTCCGGTGAAGGTGCCGAGCGATTTCCGCATCCTGGTGGCCGAGGACAACAGCATTTCCACCAAGGTCATCCGCGGCATGCTCGGCAAGCTCAACCTGCAACCCGACACCGCCAGCAACGGCGAGGAAGCCCTCAAGGCCATGAAGGAGCAGCGCTACGACCTGGTCCTGATGGACTGCGAAATGCCGATCCTCGACGGGTTTTCCGCCACCCAGCAGCTACGAGCCTGGGAAATGGGTAACCAGCGCACCCGCACGCCGGTGGTGGCGCTCACCGCGCACATCCTGGCCGAACACAAGGAGCGCGCCCGCCAGGCCGGGATGGACGGGCACATGGCCAAGCCGGTGGAACTGTCGCAACTGCGCGAGTTGATCGAGCACTGGGTGGCCCAGCGCGACCAGCAGAACAAGGCCGTGCACACGCCCTGA
- the purH gene encoding bifunctional phosphoribosylaminoimidazolecarboxamide formyltransferase/IMP cyclohydrolase, which produces MTDQTTRLPIRRALISVSDKTGILEFARELQQLGVEILSTGGTFKLLQDNGVAAVEVADYTGFAEMMDGRVKTLHPKIHGGILGRRGIDDAIMNEHGIKPIDLVAVNLYPFEATINKPGCDLPTAIENIDIGGPTMVRSAAKNHKDVAIVVNASDYASVLENLKAGGLTYAQRFDLMLKAFEHTAAYDGMIANYMGTVNQAAETLSTEGRSEFPRTFNTQFVKAQEMRYGENPHQSAAFYVEAKPAEVGIATATQLQGKELSFNNVADTDAALECVKSFVKPACVIVKHANPCGVAVSPDAEGGIRQAYELAYATDTESAFGGIIAFNRELDAETAKAIVERQFVEVIIAPSVSEEARAIVAAKANVRLLACGQWSADRAPAWDYKRVNGGLLVQSRDIGMIGSEDLKVVTRRAPSEQEINDLIFAWKVAKYVKSNAIVYAKNRQTIGVGAGQMSRVNSARIAAIKAEHAGLQVQGAVMASDAFFPFRDGIDNAAKVGITAVIQPGGSMRDAEVIAAADEAGIAMVFTGMRHFRH; this is translated from the coding sequence ATGACCGACCAGACCACCCGCCTGCCGATCCGCCGCGCCTTGATCAGCGTCTCCGACAAGACCGGGATCCTCGAATTCGCCCGCGAGCTGCAACAGCTGGGCGTCGAGATTCTCTCCACCGGCGGGACCTTCAAGCTGCTGCAGGACAATGGCGTCGCCGCAGTGGAAGTCGCGGACTACACCGGTTTTGCGGAAATGATGGACGGTCGGGTCAAGACCCTGCACCCGAAAATCCACGGCGGCATCCTGGGCCGTCGCGGCATCGACGACGCCATCATGAACGAACACGGCATCAAGCCGATCGACCTGGTGGCGGTCAACCTCTACCCGTTCGAAGCCACCATCAACAAGCCTGGCTGCGACCTGCCGACCGCCATCGAGAACATCGATATCGGCGGCCCGACCATGGTCCGCTCGGCGGCCAAGAACCATAAGGACGTGGCCATCGTGGTCAACGCCAGCGACTACGCCAGCGTGCTGGAGAACCTCAAGGCCGGTGGCCTGACCTACGCCCAGCGTTTCGACCTGATGCTCAAGGCCTTCGAACACACCGCCGCCTACGACGGCATGATCGCCAACTACATGGGCACCGTGAACCAGGCCGCCGAAACCCTGTCGACCGAAGGCCGCAGCGAATTCCCGCGCACCTTCAACACCCAGTTCGTCAAGGCCCAGGAAATGCGCTACGGCGAGAACCCGCACCAGAGCGCGGCGTTCTACGTGGAAGCCAAGCCTGCCGAAGTCGGCATTGCCACCGCCACCCAACTGCAAGGCAAGGAGCTGTCGTTCAACAACGTGGCCGACACCGATGCCGCGCTGGAATGCGTGAAGAGCTTCGTCAAGCCAGCCTGCGTGATCGTCAAGCACGCCAACCCGTGCGGCGTGGCCGTGAGCCCGGACGCCGAGGGCGGCATCCGCCAGGCCTACGAACTGGCCTACGCCACCGACACCGAGTCGGCCTTCGGCGGCATCATCGCCTTCAACCGTGAACTGGACGCCGAGACCGCCAAGGCCATCGTCGAGCGCCAGTTCGTCGAAGTGATCATCGCCCCTTCCGTCAGTGAAGAAGCCCGCGCCATTGTTGCCGCCAAGGCCAACGTACGCCTGCTGGCCTGCGGCCAATGGTCGGCCGATCGTGCGCCGGCCTGGGACTACAAGCGCGTCAATGGCGGCCTGCTGGTCCAGAGCCGTGACATCGGCATGATCGGCAGCGAAGACCTGAAAGTGGTGACCCGCCGCGCCCCGAGCGAGCAGGAAATCAACGACCTGATCTTCGCCTGGAAAGTCGCCAAGTACGTCAAGTCCAATGCCATCGTCTACGCCAAGAACCGCCAGACCATCGGTGTCGGCGCCGGCCAGATGAGCCGCGTGAACTCGGCCCGCATCGCCGCCATCAAGGCTGAACACGCTGGCTTGCAGGTACAGGGCGCGGTCATGGCCTCCGATGCGTTCTTCCCGTTCCGCGACGGCATCGACAACGCGGCCAAGGTCGGCATCACCGCCGTGATCCAGCCGGGTGGCTCGATGCGTGACGCTGAAGTGATCGCTGCGGCTGATGAAGCCGGCATCGCCATGGTATTCACCGGCATGCGCCACTTCCGTCACTGA
- the purD gene encoding phosphoribosylamine--glycine ligase — protein MNVLIIGSGGREHALAWKVAQDPRVQKVFVAPGNAGTAIEAKCENVAIDVLALEQLADFAEKNVSLTIVGPEVPLVAGVVDLFRARGLDCFGPTAGAAQLEGSKAFTKDFLARHKIPTADYQNFTEIEPALAYLREKGAPIVIKADGLAAGKGVIVAMTLAEAEDAVRDMLAGNAFGDAGSRVVIEEFLDGEEASFIVMVDGKNVLPMATSQDHKRVGDGDSGPNTGGMGAYSPAPVVTAQVHQRVMDQVIWPTVRGMADEGNVYTGFLYAGLMIDKAGNPKVIEFNCRFGDPETQPVMLRLQSSLVLLVEAALAQALDKVEAQWDPRPSVGVVLAAGGYPGDYAKGSAIQGLDAAARLEGKVFHAGTALKDGQVVTAGGRVLCATAMGASVDDAQQQAYKLAAEIDWEGCFYRKDIGYRAIARERGENLE, from the coding sequence ATGAATGTTTTGATCATTGGCAGCGGTGGCCGCGAACACGCCCTGGCCTGGAAAGTGGCCCAGGATCCCCGTGTGCAGAAGGTTTTCGTGGCCCCGGGCAATGCCGGCACCGCCATCGAAGCCAAGTGCGAAAACGTCGCCATCGACGTGCTGGCCCTGGAGCAACTGGCCGACTTCGCCGAGAAGAACGTCTCGCTGACCATCGTCGGCCCGGAAGTGCCGCTGGTCGCCGGCGTGGTCGACCTGTTCCGCGCCCGTGGCCTGGACTGCTTCGGCCCGACCGCTGGCGCCGCGCAGCTGGAAGGCTCGAAAGCGTTCACCAAGGATTTCCTGGCGCGCCACAAGATCCCGACCGCCGACTACCAGAACTTCACCGAAATAGAGCCGGCCCTGGCGTACCTGCGCGAGAAAGGCGCACCGATCGTGATCAAGGCCGACGGCCTGGCCGCCGGTAAAGGCGTGATCGTCGCCATGACCCTGGCCGAAGCCGAAGACGCCGTGCGCGACATGCTCGCTGGCAATGCCTTCGGTGACGCCGGTTCCCGCGTGGTGATCGAAGAGTTCCTCGACGGCGAGGAAGCCAGCTTCATCGTCATGGTCGATGGCAAGAACGTGCTGCCGATGGCCACCAGCCAGGACCACAAGCGTGTCGGCGATGGCGACAGCGGCCCGAATACCGGCGGCATGGGCGCCTACTCCCCAGCCCCGGTGGTGACCGCCCAGGTGCACCAGCGCGTCATGGATCAGGTGATCTGGCCGACCGTGCGCGGCATGGCCGATGAAGGCAACGTCTACACCGGCTTCCTCTACGCGGGCCTGATGATCGACAAGGCTGGTAACCCAAAAGTCATCGAATTCAACTGCCGTTTCGGCGATCCTGAGACCCAGCCGGTCATGCTGCGCCTGCAATCGAGCCTGGTCCTGCTGGTCGAGGCCGCGCTGGCCCAGGCCCTGGACAAGGTCGAAGCCCAATGGGACCCGCGCCCAAGCGTCGGTGTCGTATTGGCGGCCGGCGGTTACCCGGGCGACTACGCCAAAGGTAGCGCAATCCAGGGCCTGGACGCCGCGGCCCGGCTGGAAGGCAAAGTCTTCCACGCGGGCACTGCGTTGAAGGATGGGCAAGTGGTCACCGCCGGCGGTCGTGTGCTTTGCGCCACCGCCATGGGCGCCAGTGTGGACGACGCTCAGCAGCAGGCCTACAAGCTTGCCGCCGAGATCGACTGGGAAGGTTGTTTCTACCGCAAGGACATTGGCTACCGCGCCATTGCCCGTGAGCGTGGCGAAAATCTGGAATAA